A genomic segment from Nicotiana tabacum cultivar K326 chromosome 7, ASM71507v2, whole genome shotgun sequence encodes:
- the LOC107790047 gene encoding jasmonate-induced oxygenase 2-like encodes MEKVDSAFIQDVEHRPKFTITEAESIPVIDLLILNSSDFSTEKNCKELSSLVAEVKDACKKWGFFQVINHGVSEYREKIELGSRKFFALPKEEKRKVKRDELNSMGYYDTELTKNVRDWKEVFDFTVENPTVVPLSHDPDDKELKELHNQWPEYPPELRDVCEKYVQEMQKLSYKLLELISLSLDLPAKRLNGFFKNQTSFARLNHYPPCPIPHLALGVGRHKDAGALTILAQDDIGGLEVKRKTDGEWIRVKPTLDAYIINVGDAIQVWSNNEYESVEHRVVVNSEKERFSIPFFLNPSHYTWIGPLEELVNEKNPAKYKAYNWGMLFAHRKNSNFKKRDDENLEIHHFKA; translated from the exons ATGGAAAAAGTTGACTCAGCTTTCATCCAAGATGTTGAACACAGGCCTAAATTCACCATAACTGAAGCAGAGAGCATTCCAGTGATTGATCTCTTAATACTCAACTCTTCAGATTTCTCCACTGAGAAAAATTGCAAGGAATTATCAAGTCTAGTAGCTGAGGTGAAAGATGCATGCAAGAAATGGGGATTCTTCCAAGTGATCAATCATGGGGTGTCAGAGTACAGGGAAAAGATTGAGTTGGGATCAAGAAAGTTCTTTGCTTTGCctaaagaggaaaagagaaaagtgAAGAGAGATGAGCTGAATTCAATGGGATATTATGATACTGAGCTCACCAAAAATGTTAGGGACTGGAAAGAAGTCTTTGATTTTACTGTGGAGAATCCAACTGTTGTACCACTTTCTCATGACCCTGATGACAAGGAGCTCAAGGAGTTGCACAATCAATGGCCTGAGTACCCTCCCGAATTAAG GGATGTTTGTGAAAAGTATGTTCAAGAAATGCAAAAGTTGTCTTACAAGTTACTAGAACTGATTTCTCTCAGCTTAGACTTGCCAGCAAAAAGGTTGAATGGGTTCTTTAAAAACCAAACTAGTTTCGCGAGGCTGAATCATTATCCTCCTTGCCCTATCCCTCATTTGGCTTTAGGAGTGGGTAGGCACAAAGATGCTGGTGCACTCACCATTCTTGCTCAAGATGATATTGGAGGGCTTGAAGTAAAGAGGAAAACTGATGGTGAATGGATTAGAGTTAAACCTACTCTTGATGCTTACATTATAAATGTTGGTGACGCTATCCAG GTTTGGAGCAACAATGAATATGAGAGCGTGGAACACCGGGTGGTGGTGAACTCTGAGAAGGAAAGGTTTTCAATTCCATTCTTCCTCAATCCATCACACTATACTTGGATAGGACCCTTGGAGGAGCTCGTCAATGAGAAGAACCCTGCAAAATATAAGGCCTATAACTGGGGAATGCTTTTCGCTCATCGGAAGAACAGCAATTTCAAGAAACGTGATGATGAAAACCTTGAAATTCACCATTTCAAGGCTTGA
- the LOC107790046 gene encoding protein LATERAL BRANCHING OXIDOREDUCTASE 1, whose translation MGEVDESFFQETEHRPKLSTIEAENIPLIDLSPVLTSDTSNTSLAITNLVAEIGDACRNWGFFQVINHGVPATCRENIEKASREFFLQPTEEKRKVSRDEDSPMGFYDTEHTKNVRDWKEVFDFVVENPTMLPASHEPGDMELKELVNKWPQFPTGFREACEEYARGIEKLSYKLLELIALSLGLSSKRLNSCFKDQTSSMRLNYYPVCPIHHLALGVGRHKDSGALTVLAQDDVGGLEVKRKTDGEWIQVKPTPDAYLINVGDIVQVWSNDRYESVEHRAVASSKKERFSIPFFFNPSHYVMVEPLEELTSEESPVKYKAYNWGKFNTTRNLSNFKKLNVENIQIYHFRIHDL comes from the exons ATGGGAGAGGTTGATGAATCATTTTTCCAAGAAACTGAACATAGGCCAAAACTGAGTACAATTGAAGCAGAAAACATACCCTTAATTGATCTCTCTCCAGTTCTAACCTCTGACACCTCCAACACTTCTTTAGCAATTACAAATCTTGTAGCAGAGATTGGTGATGCGTGCAGGAACTGGGGTTTTTTCCAAGTGATAAACCATGGAGTTCCAGCAACATGCCGTGAAAATATTGAGAAAGCATCAAGGGAATTTTTCTTGCAGCCCACTGAGGAGAAGAGGAAAGTGAGCAGAGATGAAGATAGCCCTATGGGTTTTTATGATACAGAGCATACTAAAAATGTTAGGGATTGGAAAGAAGTGTTTGATTTTGTTGTGGAGAATCCAACTATGTTGCCAGCTTCTCATGAACCTGGTGATATGGAACTCAAGGAGCTGGTCAATAAATGGCCTCAATTTCCTACTGGTTTCAG GGAGGCATGTGAAGAATACGCTCGAGGTATTGAGAAACTCTCCTACAAGTTGCTAGAACTTATTGCCTTAAGCTTAGGCCTATCATCTAAAAGGCTCAACAGCTGCTTTAAAGACCAAACAAGTTCTATGCGATTAAATTATTATCCTGTGTGCCCGATTCATCATCTGGCTTTGGGGGTTGGCCGACACAAGGATTCAGGCGCCCTGACTGTCCTTGCTCAAGATGATGTTGGTGGCCTCGAGGTGAAACGCAAGACAGATGGAGAATGGATACAAGTTAAACCAACTCCAGATGCTTATCTTATCAATGTTGGTGACATAGTTCAG GTTTGGAGCAATGACAGATATGAAAGTGTGGAACATAGGGCGGTGGCAAGCTCCAAGAAAGAAAGATTTTCTATTCCTTTTTTCTTCAACCCATCTCACTATGTGATGGTTGAGCCTCTAGAAGAACTTACAAGTGAAGAAAGCCCTGTAAAATACAAGGCTTACAACTGGGGCAAGTTTAACACTACAAGAAACCTTAGTAATTTCAAGAAACTTAATGTTGAGAACATTCAAATATATCATTTTAGAATTCATGACCTGTAA